CTGATCAATCCATTTTGTCAAATCGTGACTGGCCAAATTGGCTTCATGACCAGAAAATTCTACTTCTCTCCTTTGAATATATTTGGGGCAATTCGGAAAGGCCTGTTCAATTTCAATTTCCCAGAATTTTTCCCGCTGTATTATTTGGCCGTTAATTCTAAATCTTCTGCGGGATAACAGGTCAATAAATAAAAGTCCGACCGAAGAATTTTGATGAATATTTTCCCAGAAAATATCCCCGGAATCAGAGCGAAGTAAATCCGGATTCAAAAGTATATGATGCGCGTCCGTTACAACAACAAAACCCGGATCACCGGAAAGTACCGACGGCCAGATATTTCCTTCACGGTCCTGACTTGCAGCCAGAAAAAACTTTTGACTTTGAACAAAATTAACCGCCCCTCCGCCAATGACGTCTTTTATAATTGACCCGTTCTGCATCGCAAAATACTCTTCTCCCGTACTTTGCTGAACATAAAGTTCGCCGCTATGAAAAACTGAATTGGCCATTATTCTTATTCAAATTCGGAAATTAATATTTCATATTGAAAACGCAGTCGAAAGCATCAAAAATCCTAAAAAACCATAAAACAGGCACTTATTGGCAGTTATTATTAATAGTCTCAAAACATGTAAACGGACAATTTTTTAATTACGTTCCCATGTAAACGTTTGGCATGAAATATTTTAAAAATTCAAATAAAAACCCATCCGGCTACTCATACCGGAAGGGTTCAAACTTAATTATATAATATTTTAATTGCCGGATTATTTCACTGTCTCCAGGAATCAATCTTTAAGTTTACGACTTCCATAAAATCGGCTCTGATCAAAATGCTCATGCTGATAAAAGTTTTCGGGATGACTTTCATAAACCGTTTTGCCAGCAGCCAGCGCGGCTGCCAGTCCGGTAAAAGCATGCTGAATAGAAGCCTCCGTCTGTGGCGTAATTTCTCCTTTACGGTATTCGGGCAGACTGCCTAGCTCACGTGATGCCAACTCAGCCAGTATGATCTGGTCATCCTGTTCGTGTAGCGAGGCTAAACCTATGGGCACCAGAACCCTTTTTTGTTTCAAACCAA
The nucleotide sequence above comes from Dyadobacter subterraneus. Encoded proteins:
- a CDS encoding PRC-barrel domain-containing protein is translated as METSGNQPRNDRLEELGSSNFEIADGQPDIRGWKVLDVISNYVGQSDELIFDKTTQKVLYIVVNLYGNDIGLKQKRVLVPIGLASLHEQDDQIILAELASRELGSLPEYRKGEITPQTEASIQHAFTGLAAALAAGKTVYESHPENFYQHEHFDQSRFYGSRKLKD
- a CDS encoding pyridoxamine 5'-phosphate oxidase family protein; amino-acid sequence: MANSVFHSGELYVQQSTGEEYFAMQNGSIIKDVIGGGAVNFVQSQKFFLAASQDREGNIWPSVLSGDPGFVVVTDAHHILLNPDLLRSDSGDIFWENIHQNSSVGLLFIDLLSRRRFRINGQIIQREKFWEIEIEQAFPNCPKYIQRREVEFSGHEANLASHDLTKWIDQADTIFVASSDGGGNLDVSHRGGNPGFVTLAGESILRIPDYQGNSMFNTLGNFHENPHAGLLFIDFSNGETMQLIGKADIHLHDESASTFTGGTNRFWDFQIEKVVFLKSLENFSAHLIDYSHYNP